Below is a genomic region from Eupeodes corollae chromosome 1, idEupCoro1.1, whole genome shotgun sequence.
agcaacaccaacaacaccatcaccaacaacagcaacataATCTGCCCTACCACCCACACCATCAGCAGCACCAGCAACAGCCTCAGCCGCCACCACATCATCAAAACTATGCAATGCTTCCATGTTTTAACCAACACAATACGAGTGGCTGGGCTGGGATACCTTTGATATCCACGGCCGCATCTTCAAACCGTCGTCAAAGGAAGCCAACTACTGGGGGACATAGACATCCACCCCAACAACCATTGCCCTGTAATTCCCTTCCAATGTATAATTCCAACCGAGATCTGCATTCCAACGAGTATGACTTGAATCCAATGACTCGTCTGGCAATGCACACCCAAGGAGCTCCTCTTCTCCTAACTGGATCGTTTAATCGGAATCGTTTGAATTGCAACCGTCAGTTGAGACCACTGAATCCTAATTCGTCTGAAGGATACCCTCCTTGCGGCTACAAACCCAATAATCCGATTcatcaaaaaactaaagaaaaccATATATCTGGAGTAGGAGTTGGTGTAGGAGGAGGAGTATCAGCAGTTTCGAATGCACAAAGCGATTCAACAGCAGTGGCTTGTCTTCCCAGAATCATCAAACCAAGAAAAAGGAGGAAAAAAGATCGCAAACCTCTTccaaacacaaataattttgtcaaaaaaattgatcatgaaTCGAATGCATGTGCTTCAAAGCGAGACTATCCGCTGAACATGGTTCAGCATCACACACTTCCATCCTCACATATGCTCGGTTTCGACGAATTCGAGAACCGATGCAATCTGAAGAACGACGAACCCAATCACATCTCAGATGCCCAGGATCCGGCAACAGGATACATTTGTTTTTGCCGACAATGCGATCCACTAAGTCGCATATGGGCATTCCCATTACGTCGATCACATTCCGATAACTCGTCCGACACCACGGAGTTTGAAAGAGCCACCATCAAAAATGTCGGAGTAATCGGTTCGAATCGCCAATCAACCCAAGGTAACATCAAGAACGCTAATCACACCGGCAGCTTGAGTGATTCCAGTGATTCTGGATATGGCGATATCCTGAGTGGAATTCAAATTGGtgataatttctttcaaaacgaTATCGACAATAACATCAATAGCAACAACAATTATCTTCAGTTACAGAAGCTTCCAAATGATCTCCTCTTAAGTCCTACAGCTGAATCCCTTCTAACTGAGAGTATAAATGAAATATCACGCAAGCTAATGGAGACTTGTGACATAAAAGGAGCGAGTGCAAGCAGCAGCagttcatcatcatcttcatcgacGTCGTCTTCATCAGATAGTTGCAGTGTTTTCTCAGACAGTGGCCTGAGTAGTACCACAAGCAACAATCCTCCAAGTGGCGATGAATTAATATTCAACTTTGAAAATCTCTCAATAAATTCCCTGAATAATCATCCCAATCTACTGTTTCCCACCACCAATAACATCAACAACACCAACGAATCCATGTTTGATTGTTTCTCCACTTCAGACATCAATAATAACACTATTCATGTACCAGGCGATGGAGGAGGAGGATCACCCAGGATAGATCCGCATCTCTTTAATTGCCTAGACATGTTATGGGGTactcaacaacagcagcaacaccaaccatcatcatcatcattgcagTCTTTGGCGTTTTCGATGTcgatgtcgtcgtcgtcgtcgtcgtcattgcACTCAGACGCTCCCAAACAAACAACGTCATCTTCGTTTTATCGGCCTGCAGTAGCTTCCATGTAGGgtcttattaaacaaataaccttagcttaagtatttattttacttttgttgtaagaaaacacaaaataagactcaccacaaaaatacaaagaaaacagAATTGCAGCAGAAGCCGCAGCAACGGCAGCAGTCGCAATACCGGTTCATTGTCTGGACTATGAAAAGTGAAACTTTCACTTTCATCAGTTTTTGCATACACTCGTAGAGTACCTCTTTTCGTCGTCGTTCAccgcaacagcagcagcaccagcagTGTAAAGATTGTAAGCGAATGTAGATGGCGTTAAGCTTTGTAGGAGACACCATAGAACAACTTACGATGAACGAaagaagtatctttttcaaatcgattttatttattcagcgCATTTATTcattctctttttatttaatattttttttattttattatttttatttgttgtttacgTTTTTATACCAATTTCTGTCTCACGGTTGGTAATTTTTCTCCGGCATTAGTGTGGAggttccttttttgttgttaaatttaatttgtatgcttTGTTGTGAATAGGTATAATTTTTCTTCTAAGTTGTTACATTGGATGGATGGAGGATGGAGGATGGAACACCATACAGAATGCAGCTCAAGCCATCGCCATCGCTAGTTCATAGCAAGTGAAAGGGAAGACCAAGACAcgcttttgtgtgtttttggttTGTTGCAATGTGCGAGATGGTGATTGCTCAATTTCTGGACTGAATCATTGTTTGAATCCggtttttcatcatttttcccAATGGTATGTTGGCTCTAACACCGCTCCGGCTGAACCCTCCTTATGACATTTAAACTAATTATAATATGCAAATGCTTCTGCGAAGCCCGACTTCTTGGCAAAGCAACATAACATATCTTTAGTCGTACGTAGGTATCTAAAGAAAACTGTGTTTTTTCTCACCTTGAGATGCTTTgagaaatttattaataatgtattgaatgtgttttagattttatttattcaaggttaatattttaaattcaaatgttaatgttatttttttttgttgatgtttgcCGTTGTCCACAAAACAAAgcatacatattatattttttttgtattttattttgttatttatttatataggtTTAGGTTTCAAATATTGAAGaaatatgttaaacaaaaagaCACTAAAATAAAGCCttagaaaataaatacttttgccGGATTAAAGTTACCTTAAATAAAAGGGGTTATAATAtctttgtttataaatacatacatcaATTATGTTTGCCTATTTTAAtgcatttcatttgtttttatatatatttttaaattttacgatATTACGATATTAAGGTATGTGGTGGAAGatcacttaaaaattaaactaagattttatatattttatatacttttatatagtagactacagtttttttttgtttaaatatagaaAAGATCTTCAAACATTTCTTATTGCAAAATGTAACATGGAATTGCTGTTAAAACAGTGATTTGTcttcctatttatttatttactttacctatattacaaaaacaaaaagatctgCAATTTATATGTTATTAAACAATTTGCAATATGAaaggtttgaaataaaaattaataattattatgctATCGAGTGTACTGATattattacaaataatattttttttttcaataaacaaatgtttaattaaacaaaaattaattaattgtcttttttttgtatctctttGATATGCAAAATTGATTGATATTTCAACTTTAATTAAATCGTCTTCACGGGAACTGAAACTTGTTCCATAATATTGTTTGAAGACATAGAAACATTAAGTTGAGTTGAAATGATacatttcatcatcatcatcttagGCGTTTGTCTTACCTGtgtcaaaacatttttggagaCAATGGAAACTctgttgaaatgaaattgattatAATcccataaaatatattatattgtatgtTGGagacaaatattattataagctTGATAAAGAGCCATTCGTCTCGTTATTTTAATAGCTTGAAAGAAATTATGAATGTTTGTAGGGTAAAGGAGGATAAAACatcagtttgttttttgatgttacatattaaacttaaattggTTTTGATATCAAATCTAAGACTTTTTGATATTTACTCTCAGgctaaaaacttaactttttttcagttttaaatttgcGATCCACAAGGGTACGTTTTACAAacgaattaattttgtttgtttttgaatttttcgacttaaaattcgggaacaatttaaaattcgCATAATCTAGGTAACAGGCATATCAGTCCTTAGGTCGTGACCCCTAACTAAATCATTAGtggaataatttataatatccatggaagctcttaggcaaacaacaacctcgaggagaagattcaacgttggaagactgcagcaggaGGATACCGCCAATGCCTTTGCCGATCGAGTATCCCTAGAGCTTGCGAGAAACCCTACAACGGACGAGATGTGCCCAGAGACCGACTGGCAGCTCTGCAAACAATACATCAGGAATTCTGCAGAAGAGGTGCTGGATTTCTCACAGCCGccaccaaggaacccctggtttgactctgaatgtgttcaggcaaacaaagccaaaacggaggCATACAGATTGTGGAGGCAAAGGAGAGCGCGATCTTCCCGCCAGCTCTACGTCGAGTGAGCGGTCTTAAAATGCCTTATGCTGTAGGTTATCATTGATTCGAATTCTTTGGATACAAATTGTTTTCCATTGTCGGAATGGATGATATTGGGTATTTCAAACATATTGAAGgcgtcttcttttaaaaaattaatgacgCTTGAAGTACTTGCTTTTCGTAATGCTTTCAACAACATAAATTTGAACAAATGATCTAAGACAACAAACACGTATACATTTCCTAATTTTGACCTCGGATATGGTCTTAAAAAgtctatgtatttttttttaaacagacgaTTACTACAATTAAACGTAACAATAGGAGGACGAGATACTTGATTCGATGCTTTTCTTTGTTTAGACACACTACAATTGGAGGCGTATACACGAACATGCATAGTCATATTAGGCCAGTAGAAATAATTTCTAAGTCTAGCTACGGTTTTTGCTATGCCACCATGTGCGGATTTAGGTTCAACATGATAGTACCCAAGCCAAGAATGTTCCCACATTTCTTCTTcgccttatttaaaaaaaaaaaaacctttttttaaacatagcCGTCTTCGTATTTTAAGTGGGAAAGCTCGTCTTTATGTTTGTAAACCGTCTCGATGAGGTCTAAATAATTATCGAAAAGGAATTCCGCTGACTTCAAGTCATTCAACAGGGCAACGTCCTCGAGAGTCAGAGAATCCACATGTACCCGAGAAAGAGTATCCGGTACTACGTGATGACTTCCTTTACGGTGCTGTATGTCGAAGGTATAGGACTGTAACGAAAGACGCCACCTGGAAAGCTTGTTCTTCATGTTCATCAGCATTTAAAGGCTGGAATGGTCCGTTATGATCGTCAAGTCCATACCCTCGACATACAGCCTGAATTGCTTAACAGCCATCACCGCGGCCATACACTCCATCTCGATGACACTGTAGTTTCTctgacttttattaaatttttgagaaaaaaacgcGATCGGGACCTCCTCTCCTTAATCGTCCAACTGAACCAGTACAGCACCGATCCCTGCATCAGAAGCATCACATTGGatataaaatctttttgtgAACTCCGGGCGTGAAAAAGCCGGCGCTGAGATCAACGCTTTCTTCAGATTCTCAAATGCCATCAGAGCTTCATCCGTCATGAAAAACTTCTCGCTTCTCTTCTTCAGCAGGTCCCTCAAAGGAGCAGTCAGCCTGCCATTCCAAGCAGCCTACGGATCTACCTAGGGGTTTTCGGGACCGGGAAATCCACTATCGCCTCTTGTTCCGCCGGATCAGTTTCAAATTTCCCACCACCAACTATGAAGCCCAAGTATTTTAACTCTTTGAAGCAAAACCTTGATTTCTTCATGTTGATGGTGAGATTGGCTGTACGTAGGCATTCGGCTACTTTGGAGATTTTTAAGTACGCTCCAGCAGATCTGATTAGGAACATGTaccagctagttactaaaatttggtcggaagaaagcatgcccgacgaaGGGAACTTAAGCACGATCCATAAAAAAgtgaccgccttctctgcgccaactacagaggcattacccttttaaacatcgcgtacaagatcttgtccagtgtattatgtgaacgcctttactgacgaactatttggcccttaccagtgtggcttcaggcctggaaaatctaccatcgtcAAATTTTCACTCTATGCCAAATCTtagaaaagacccaagaacgtAACAccgaaacacaccatcttttcatcgattttaaagcagcttatgacagtgtagacaggaatgaactataccgtgccatgttgagttttcgtacccctaccaaactgatacgacttatcaggatgacgctggaaaatgctcgttgctgcgtcaaaattggaagagactcgaccgaaaccttcgaaaccaccagaggacttcgaaAAAGCTATGCggtgtcatgtagctgcttcaatattgttcttgaaagagtggtgcgcaaaagcaacgccaatacaagtggcaccatctttcaaaaatccacccaatatcttggatatgcagatgacatcgacattatgggaagaaccaaacgagcagtgacgggtgctttctctaatgtcgagtctgaggcgaagaaaatggatCTTGACATAAACGAGGATAAAACGAAGTATTTAAGGTGGTTcaaactttgaaatcgatgatcaccttacacagacgtattttcttgattttgatagtcagCAATGAAGAATCAGCTTACACCATTTCACCCCTGGTCTGAAtttcgctatttttttttttggaattttccgataaattattctgacaaatattcaattgtatcaactttcaaatataaaaactggactactgcggatcgtttttttgacaatttatcactgtactatatatggaataccaaaaaaaatcggcagtttttttgtaatttaaagaaatatta
It encodes:
- the LOC129953612 gene encoding uncharacterized protein DDB_G0283357 is translated as MKSNVSGRVVPQPGSSSGCRPHNFFYNFHQQQQQQHQQHHHQQQQHNLPYHPHHQQHQQQPQPPPHHQNYAMLPCFNQHNTSGWAGIPLISTAASSNRRQRKPTTGGHRHPPQQPLPCNSLPMYNSNRDLHSNEYDLNPMTRLAMHTQGAPLLLTGSFNRNRLNCNRQLRPLNPNSSEGYPPCGYKPNNPIHQKTKENHISGVGVGVGGGVSAVSNAQSDSTAVACLPRIIKPRKRRKKDRKPLPNTNNFVKKIDHESNACASKRDYPLNMVQHHTLPSSHMLGFDEFENRCNLKNDEPNHISDAQDPATGYICFCRQCDPLSRIWAFPLRRSHSDNSSDTTEFERATIKNVGVIGSNRQSTQGNIKNANHTGSLSDSSDSGYGDILSGIQIGDNFFQNDIDNNINSNNNYLQLQKLPNDLLLSPTAESLLTESINEISRKLMETCDIKGASASSSSSSSSSSTSSSSDSCSVFSDSGLSSTTSNNPPSGDELIFNFENLSINSLNNHPNLLFPTTNNINNTNESMFDCFSTSDINNNTIHVPGDGGGGSPRIDPHLFNCLDMLWGTQQQQQHQPSSSSLQSLAFSMSMSSSSSSSLHSDAPKQTTSSSFYRPAVASM